The Alteromonas mediterranea DE genome contains the following window.
ATGTATCCGCTAGATGTCTTCTTAGAAGGCAAGGTTATTCAAGTTATGCCGTCTCAATTAAAAACAGAGTCTATTCCGGTTAACTTTTTAATGATCAAACGGTTTGGTGTATCAAACGTTAGCGTTATCGCTGGTGGCGTAAGCGAACAAGACCAAAATAACGGCGGCAATAATGGCGGTGTCAACGGTAACAATAATATAAGCGGTAACTCATTAGGTGGACAAGGCGGTATTGGCGGTCAAGGTGGGCTTGGTGGCAACAATATTCAGCAGCTTAATGGCTCTAACATACAAACCACCAGTGAAAACGACTTTTGGAGCGATTTAAAAGAAGCGCTTAAAGTACTGGTTTCACCCACCGAAGGTCGCCAAGTTGTGGTTTCTCCGCAGGCGGGGCTTGTTACCATACGCGCATTGCCAAGTGAAATTGCGGTAGTGAAAGACTTTTTAAATCAAAGCCAAGAAAGCTTACAGCGCCAAGTGGTGTTAGAAGCGCGCATTATCGAAGTTACACTTAATGATGGTTATCAACAAGGCGTGCGCTGGGACCGAATTGCTAGCGGTTTAACTGGCAGCGTCAATTTTGGTTTTAGCGGTGGCGCACTGGCGTCTAATTTCGCCGCGAACACCGCTGCAGGCATCGACCCTGCAATCAATGCAGTTAATGCCATTGGTAACACCATTTCTACTGATATTGGCGGGGTCTCTACGTTGCGTATTTCCCGTGGTGACTTCGACGGTGTTATAAACATGCTGCAAACCCAGGGTGATGTGCAGATGTTGAGCAACCCTAGGGTCACGGTAACAAACAACCAAAAAGCAGTGATTAAAGTAGGGCAAGATGAGTATTTTGTTACTGACGTTTCTACCAGCGAAGATCAGAGCACAACGAGTACTGAGAACGAAAACGATATTGAGCTTACCCCTTTCTTTTCAGGTATCGCACTTGATGTAACACCGCAAATAGATAGAAGCGGCTCGGTCATCCTGCACGTTCATCCGTCAGTGACGGAAACGGCAGAGCAAACTAAAGTGATTCAAGTGGGCGACCAGCAAATTTTACTGCCCCTTGCACAAAGTAATATTCGCGAGTCAGATACAGTAATTCGTGCCCGCGATGGAGAGATAGTGGTTATCGGTGGGTTAATGGAAACCGTTACCAGCGAGCAAGAATCTAAAACGCCTTTATTAGGCGACATCCCTTTTATTGGTAATGCCTTTAAGAACAAAGCGAAAACTCAAAGTAAGCGCGAATTGGTTATATTAATTCGCCCTTCTGTAGTACAGCCCGACACCTGGGAAAAGCAGCGCCTTCGCACCCAGTCGTTACTTGATCAATGGTATAGAAACTAACCATGTACCAGGGCTTTTTTCACTTTACCGAGATGCCGTTTTCGCTTACCCCGAATACGGACTTCTTCTGCGCGCTAGCGCCGCATAATGAAGCGTTGAAAGTCATTTTGTCGGCGTTGAGTATGTCTGAAGGCTTTATCAAAGTAACCGGTGAAGTTGGTACGGGTAAAACCCTACTGTGCCGTAAGTTAATCAACCACCTTTCTGACAAATTTGTGGCTTGCTATTTACCCAACCCTTACCTATCACCAGATGAGCTTCGCTTAGCGTTTGCAAAAGAGCTCGGTATTGATGTCGATACTACAGGCGATATTCGGGGCTTGCACAGCGCCATAGAGGCCAAGCTTTTAACCCTTAAAAAAGAGGGCCGACAGGCGGTGCTGATCATTGATGAAGCACAGTCGCTAAGTTGGGACGCCCTAGAAATGCTTCGGCTGTTTAGTAATCTCGAAACGGAAAAAAGCAAGCTGCTTCAAATTGTTTTATTTGGTCAACCTGAACTTGACGATAACTTAAATAACCCAAAAGTGAGGCAAATTCGCCAGCGTATTAGTTTTTCATATAGGTTACGCACCATGACTTCTGCTGAGGTTGATTATTACATTGGCCATAGGTTGACCACGGCAGGGGGGAGCGAACACTTAATCTCCAAAGGCTTGCGTGCCTTTGTTGCTTTGGCTACTAAAGGTACGCCAAGGCTGGTTAATATTGTCTCTCACAAAATCCTTCTTCGCGCTTATGGTCAGGGTAAAGCTTCAGCGAACTGGGCGCATACGGTTAGCGCCGTATTAGATACCGACGATTGCAAGCGCCGTCTTGTACCGAGGCAAAGCATTATTATTTTGTCGCTTGGCGTAGTCGCCGCGCTGGGTATGCTTCACGTATACGGGGCGGCTAGCCTATGAGTATCTTAAATGACACGTTAAAGTCATTGGACAAGCGCAATCAAAGCGAAGACTTTGGTTTACCTCCTACGGTTCACCTCGCACAACGACCTCTTTGGCCGAAAATTTTCATCGGCATCGCAATTATTGCCTTATTAGGCTGGTTTGTATTAAGCGCTGTGCTTAGTAACCGTGATGACGGTACTACTGTCAGCAGTACAGAGGCAGATAAATCAGCCGCTCAAGCGCCGGATTCAACGCTAACAAAAACCGAGCGTGTGCCGGGGCTCACCCAAACCGGTAAATCGGCAGGATCCGACGAACAAGCGGAAGGCCAAACCGGCACTACAGGCCTTGAAGCCAATGATGAATTTGAGGGGATGCGGTCAAGCCCCTTATCAGAAAACGATATAGCCCTTCAAAACTCGCCTACCGATGTGGCGGCGCTCGTCACTAATAGCGTTGATGAGACGCGAGAAGACGATGAAGCGCAGTACCGAGTGGGCGCTTCAGATAGTAGGAAAGATACACCAATCGAAACAATACCAGTTAAAGCAACGCCAGCCGAATCTGCACCAGACGAGGCAGCACCGGCCGAGACAGGCGCGGCAGAAACAATGTTAACTGAAACAAAGTCAGCTGAAATAATATCGCGACCGCCTGTGGTAGAAGTGGCGCCTAAAACCCCTCAGCAGCAAAGTGCAGTGCACTTAGAGGCTGGCTTAAAGGCTTATAACTTTGGCATGTATGGTGAAGC
Protein-coding sequences here:
- the mshL gene encoding pilus (MSHA type) biogenesis protein MshL encodes the protein MKLKSSLTLHAFFLTAALVVSGCQTYGVGEEVKPHIRDELNRSQNKPTGVPTPPPQLNQELLSEVARYQALPAPTSQKTFAVSANNVDVRPFFDALVEDTPYSVAVHPAVSGQISLTLKEVALDDVLTIISRMYPLDVFLEGKVIQVMPSQLKTESIPVNFLMIKRFGVSNVSVIAGGVSEQDQNNGGNNGGVNGNNNISGNSLGGQGGIGGQGGLGGNNIQQLNGSNIQTTSENDFWSDLKEALKVLVSPTEGRQVVVSPQAGLVTIRALPSEIAVVKDFLNQSQESLQRQVVLEARIIEVTLNDGYQQGVRWDRIASGLTGSVNFGFSGGALASNFAANTAAGIDPAINAVNAIGNTISTDIGGVSTLRISRGDFDGVINMLQTQGDVQMLSNPRVTVTNNQKAVIKVGQDEYFVTDVSTSEDQSTTSTENENDIELTPFFSGIALDVTPQIDRSGSVILHVHPSVTETAEQTKVIQVGDQQILLPLAQSNIRESDTVIRARDGEIVVIGGLMETVTSEQESKTPLLGDIPFIGNAFKNKAKTQSKRELVILIRPSVVQPDTWEKQRLRTQSLLDQWYRN
- a CDS encoding ExeA family protein, translating into MYQGFFHFTEMPFSLTPNTDFFCALAPHNEALKVILSALSMSEGFIKVTGEVGTGKTLLCRKLINHLSDKFVACYLPNPYLSPDELRLAFAKELGIDVDTTGDIRGLHSAIEAKLLTLKKEGRQAVLIIDEAQSLSWDALEMLRLFSNLETEKSKLLQIVLFGQPELDDNLNNPKVRQIRQRISFSYRLRTMTSAEVDYYIGHRLTTAGGSEHLISKGLRAFVALATKGTPRLVNIVSHKILLRAYGQGKASANWAHTVSAVLDTDDCKRRLVPRQSIIILSLGVVAALGMLHVYGAASL
- a CDS encoding tetratricopeptide repeat protein, whose protein sequence is MSILNDTLKSLDKRNQSEDFGLPPTVHLAQRPLWPKIFIGIAIIALLGWFVLSAVLSNRDDGTTVSSTEADKSAAQAPDSTLTKTERVPGLTQTGKSAGSDEQAEGQTGTTGLEANDEFEGMRSSPLSENDIALQNSPTDVAALVTNSVDETREDDEAQYRVGASDSRKDTPIETIPVKATPAESAPDEAAPAETGAAETMLTETKSAEIISRPPVVEVAPKTPQQQSAVHLEAGLKAYNFGMYGEAQKSFTLALSTHPENDEARKQLAALYFGQNNSLQALQVLSEGVMLSPQSLMWRELMAKILMQESRFEEVLNLMPDSLDAKALAEGRADYLIIKGTSAQTINKPAQAVSAFSAMTSLQPNNAKWWLALGVNYDALADERLAISSYSRALAIGGLSSASAKYASSRLTELQEQP